From one Nilaparvata lugens isolate BPH chromosome 2, ASM1435652v1, whole genome shotgun sequence genomic stretch:
- the LOC111046916 gene encoding uncharacterized protein LOC111046916, giving the protein MCRYDASHYIKPEEMGAHLLVCEKRELCQDSFEITHRPRSRPCNSAYITDDSENWDDDDDDCMDEERTTISKKNARSVKASTEAMALYHENAYGFVTTIGRGTFRSHLGALPSASSCLALSTSKTQRPDVEEKKYEEVIKEKEKEEEMYDDFDDNYNESSLDMQSFKKFYKDIHLPSRKSPEPETHSAEEITRANIKTANRSFGRGNMRHLLDSFTTTKEPPASRGIGRGRGCLSLVPEFLESAEKKPIARVDMQKEMATVEDMLEAVKFQPSKAKLQGLFDKQHGDDWESD; this is encoded by the exons ATGTGCCGGTACGATGCGTCACATTATATAAAGCCCGAAGAAATGGGTGCACATTTGTTGGTTTGTGAAAAGAGAGAACTTTGTCAGGACAGTTTTGAAATAACCCACAGACCGCGCTCGAGACCTTGCAACAGCGCCTACATTACTGATGACAGTGAG AAttgggatgatgatgatgatgattgtatGGATGAAGAACGCACTACAAtctcaaagaaaaatgcaagaAGTGTGAAAGCTAGTACGGAAGCAATGGCACTCTATCATGAAAATGCTTATGGTTTTGTAACTACCATTGGACGGGGCACTTTCCGGTCACATCTTGGAGCATTACCATCTGCAAGCAG TTGTTTAGCTCTCAGCACTTCGAAAACACAGAGACCTGATGTTGAAGAGAAGAAATATGAAGAAGTGatcaaagaaaaagaaaaagaggaagaaatgtATGACGATTTTGATGACAATTACAATGAATCGTCTCTTGACATGCAATCTTTCAAAAAATTTTACAAAGACATTCATTTACCCTCAAGAAAATC CCCAGAACCTGAAACTCATTCGGCAGAGGAAATTACAAG GGCAAACATAAAGACAGCAAATAGATCCTTTGGCAGAGGTAACATGCGTCATTTACTTGATTCATTCACTAC GACGAAGGAGCCACCAGCAAGTAGAGGCATTGGGAGAGGCAGGGGTTGTTTGTCGTTAGTACCCGAATTCCTCGAATCTGCTGAGAAGAAACCTATTGC GAGAGTGGACATGCAGAAAGAAATGGCCACTGTTGAAGATATGCTTGAAGCGGTAAAATTCCAGCCGTCAAAGGCGAAGCTGCAGGGTCTCTTTGACAAACAACATGGAGATGATTGGGAATCAGACTAA